In the genome of SAR202 cluster bacterium, the window CTCCTTCGTGAAGAAGGCGGTTGAGGAAATGAAGCCCTTTATTGAGTACAAAGCTACGCTGGGTGACGCCCAACGCAGCGGCGACTTCCGCAGCCTGGTTTGGCCGCTCTTCTTCGATCACACCCGCCACGAGGCCGAGCGCTGGACTCGTCGCCTCGAAGCCCTGGCCAGATGACACTCTGAATACGACCGCTCGGAAGTCGTCTCCTTCTGGACAAACATCATGGATGAGCACGCCCGCTTCGTGGCGCACCTCCTTGACCACGATGAGCACGACCTCATCGATAAGGCCATGAAGACAAGCGAGTCCTTTGCTGAAATGTCTCGTAGCCCAGTAGGTGCCGGTGCCTCCACATCACGGAGAGAACCAGGCATGATATCTGGGTCCATGACCGCCAGTCCAGAGATGGATTCCGTCATGAGCGCGGCGCAGTCCGTCCTGGACTTCAAGACTGAGGCCGCTA includes:
- a CDS encoding DUF2935 domain-containing protein, with translation MDEHARFVAHLLDHDEHDLIDKAMKTSESFAEMSRSPVGAGASTSRREPGMISGSMTASPEMDSVMSAAQSVLDFKTEAARGIEAGKIKSIIEPRLADHVRREAQKFVDELKRT